The genomic stretch ACTGCTCTGCACCCGGATGGTACCGCCGTGCGCAGTGACAATCCCGTGGACCACCGGCAGACCGAGACCGGTACCTTCATTAACATCCTTAGTGGTAAAGAAGGGAATGAATATCTTCTTGAGAATCTCCGGGCTCATGCCCATCCCGGTATCCTCGACAACCAGCACGATATTTTCGTTTATCGCCTTGGTTTCCAGAATCAATTTACCTCCCAGGGGCATCGCCTGGATGGAATTGACCACCAGATTAACAAGAACCTGGTGAAGCTGGGTCGGGTCGGCGATTATCTCGGGCAGTTTTGGTGAGAGACGTTTAATCAGTTTAATACCCGCCTTTTCACAGCGCGATTCCAGGAAATAGAGTCCTTCATCAATGACCCTGTTGAAATTGACTTCAGTTTTCCGCGGCGGCATCTGGCGGGCAAAAACCAGGAGTTTCTTTATCACTTCGCGGGCGTGAAGAGAAGCATTTACTATTTTTTTCAGGTCCTGATTGACGCCTCCGGGGAGGTCGGGGGATTTCACGGCCAATTGGGCGAAGCCAAGGATGCCGCCAAGCGGTTCGTTAAGCTCATGAGCCACTCCGGCGGCCAGTTGTCCGATTGTTGCCAGACGGTCGGCATGGCGAAGTTGTTCTTGAAGACGCAGCTTGTCTTCCTCAATCTGGCGACGTTCTATGACCAGGGCAATCTCTCCGGCCACGGTATCGATAAGACTTCGCTCTTCTTTCAGGAAACAACCCTCTTCCAGAGGAGGACGTTCTTCCAGATAGATTACTTCCACCGCACCGCGATGAATGCCGTTGACCTTGATCGGCGCCGAAAGTTTTCTTGGGATATCAATAAAACCGGGAGTCTTAAACTGTTGTCCGTCGAAGGTAATGCAGGCCCGGGTGATTTCCGGGTACCGCCAGGCGGGCGGCAGGAGTTCGGCGGTGTTTTGCAGAATCTCCTCCAGCGGAACTTCGGGGCGGGACATGATTTTGGCTATGCCGTAGAGGCAAGTCAGCTCCTTGAGTCTTTCGCGCAGCGCCGCCTGGATATGTCGGTGAACCAGCGCCACGCCCAGATTATAGGCCAGATCCTCGTATTGCAGAATGCATTCATCATTGAAAAAATCAACTTTGTGGCTTTTGATGATAAAAAGGCTGTCGTTTTTGGTTTCCCTGAGGAAAGGTATCAGAGCCAGCGATCGATACTCGCCGCCAATGATAAATTCGCGCCAATGTTCCCCCG from Candidatus Zixiibacteriota bacterium encodes the following:
- a CDS encoding ATP-binding protein is translated as MPANKKDSKTVVSKPSLLRTPEEFRALSRRVLRFATKGLIRSEFLSEVSRMIFDFSGCDLIEIRFRERERNYRSLAVKGNPLEFQLDIFPDEKNAAANDRSDPRAESRLESLYRGILEGTFDLSVPGFSPHGSFFTGEAGMPLRFRPTMHSGEHWREFIIGGEYRSLALIPFLRETKNDSLFIIKSHKVDFFNDECILQYEDLAYNLGVALVHRHIQAALRERLKELTCLYGIAKIMSRPEVPLEEILQNTAELLPPAWRYPEITRACITFDGQQFKTPGFIDIPRKLSAPIKVNGIHRGAVEVIYLEERPPLEEGCFLKEERSLIDTVAGEIALVIERRQIEEDKLRLQEQLRHADRLATIGQLAAGVAHELNEPLGGILGFAQLAVKSPDLPGGVNQDLKKIVNASLHAREVIKKLLVFARQMPPRKTEVNFNRVIDEGLYFLESRCEKAGIKLIKRLSPKLPEIIADPTQLHQVLVNLVVNSIQAMPLGGKLILETKAINENIVLVVEDTGMGMSPEILKKIFIPFFTTKDVNEGTGLGLPVVHGIVTAHGGTIRVQSSEGMGTRFEVSLPVTRPESGKENEENG